The Hymenobacter oligotrophus genome has a window encoding:
- a CDS encoding TlpA disulfide reductase family protein → MLFARVSFPACFRRLLVAPVALLITGLGGGACQRVTAPSAAVSAPTGFEVKGQLSNAAAGTRLVLADGDAPAWRRLDSANTDAAGRFALRGQLAEPAVYTLLVGPEADPVPVALDNTARIVLTADATQPAASAQQSGTPEAQVLQRFQDILLRHRQRTQELIRQGEQRSGPWNDAWSERIVGTKELITQHPTSFVAAYATVDLSGYTREEALLDSLTNHFAAALPNSRYTLVLLGRQRARQTTAVGKPAPELSLPGPDGKPVALSSLRGRYVLVDFWASWCKPCRQENPAMVKLYQQYKPKGFEVYAVSLDDSRERWLKAIAADQLPWIQVSDLQGFRSPSAEVYDARAVPLTVLLDPQGRVVAKDLRGKQLEQKLAKLFP, encoded by the coding sequence ATGCTTTTCGCCCGCGTATCCTTTCCCGCCTGCTTTCGGCGCTTGCTTGTTGCCCCGGTTGCGCTGCTGATAACAGGCCTGGGTGGCGGCGCTTGCCAGCGCGTCACCGCACCAAGTGCCGCCGTTTCGGCACCCACTGGGTTCGAGGTAAAAGGCCAGCTAAGCAACGCCGCTGCCGGCACGCGCCTTGTGCTGGCCGATGGCGACGCTCCCGCATGGCGGCGCCTCGACTCGGCCAACACCGATGCCGCCGGCCGTTTTGCCTTGCGCGGGCAACTGGCCGAACCTGCCGTGTACACGCTGCTGGTTGGCCCCGAAGCCGACCCCGTACCCGTAGCCCTCGACAACACCGCGCGCATAGTACTTACCGCCGATGCCACCCAGCCCGCGGCCAGCGCCCAGCAAAGCGGCACCCCCGAGGCTCAGGTGCTGCAGCGCTTCCAGGATATTTTGTTGCGCCACCGCCAACGCACGCAGGAGCTGATTAGGCAGGGAGAGCAGCGCTCCGGCCCCTGGAACGATGCCTGGAGCGAGCGAATCGTAGGCACCAAGGAGCTTATTACGCAGCACCCAACCTCTTTTGTGGCTGCCTACGCCACCGTCGACCTGAGCGGGTACACGCGCGAGGAAGCATTGCTCGACTCGCTTACCAACCACTTTGCCGCGGCGCTGCCCAACTCGCGCTACACGCTGGTGCTCCTGGGTAGGCAGCGGGCCCGGCAAACCACGGCAGTTGGCAAGCCCGCGCCCGAGCTCAGCTTGCCCGGCCCCGATGGCAAACCCGTGGCCTTGTCTTCGCTGCGCGGCCGCTACGTGCTCGTCGATTTTTGGGCCTCGTGGTGCAAGCCCTGCCGGCAGGAAAACCCCGCCATGGTGAAGCTGTATCAGCAGTACAAGCCCAAAGGGTTTGAGGTGTACGCCGTGTCGCTCGACGACTCGCGCGAGAGATGGCTGAAGGCCATAGCCGCCGACCAGCTGCCCTGGATTCAGGTATCCGACCTGCAAGGATTTCGCAGCCCCAGCGCCGAGGTGTACGACGCCCGCGCTGTGCCGCTCACGGTGCTGCTCGACCCGCAAGGGCGCGTGGTAGCCAAAGACTTACGCGGCAAGCAGCTAGAGCAAAAGCTGGCCAAGCTGTTTCCGTAA
- a CDS encoding arginase family protein — translation MPTFLRELIRPAAEMPEADVCLVGLPLDHGTVLEGGRAGAVGAPAAIRRELRRYHKTYNLEHNVRLDGLRIADAGDVAGPHPYDHAAHHQRIREQVAALLRQYPRVVVLGGSHDGTYSTVRGLHDAVGSQAVGGVNIDAHADVKDRPDLGSGTPFGKLLREGIVTGQCFTEIGLHSNLNTFEDIDFLHQQRATIVPLAHVQKDGMALYMERAVRRAAAAGTAFVSFDTDAVAQAFAPAVSAPSADGLTPRQAVEAAFEAGRHAEVRLFEVVEFNPVFDRDFQTARLAATVVTAFLTGVASKA, via the coding sequence ATGCCCACCTTTTTGCGCGAGCTGATACGCCCCGCCGCCGAAATGCCCGAAGCCGATGTGTGCTTGGTGGGTTTGCCCCTCGACCACGGCACCGTGCTTGAGGGCGGAAGGGCCGGGGCGGTAGGCGCCCCGGCGGCTATTCGGCGCGAACTACGGCGCTACCACAAAACCTACAACCTCGAGCACAACGTGCGCCTCGATGGCCTGCGCATTGCCGACGCCGGCGACGTAGCAGGCCCGCATCCCTACGACCACGCCGCGCACCACCAGCGCATCCGCGAGCAAGTGGCCGCGCTGCTGCGGCAGTACCCGCGTGTGGTAGTGCTGGGCGGCTCGCACGACGGCACCTACAGCACCGTGCGCGGCTTGCACGATGCGGTTGGTAGCCAAGCCGTGGGTGGAGTAAACATAGATGCCCATGCCGACGTGAAAGACCGCCCCGACCTAGGCAGCGGCACCCCCTTCGGCAAGCTGCTGCGCGAAGGCATTGTAACCGGCCAGTGCTTTACCGAAATCGGGCTGCACTCCAACCTAAACACCTTCGAGGATATCGATTTTCTGCACCAGCAACGGGCGACTATTGTGCCCCTGGCGCACGTGCAGAAGGACGGCATGGCCCTGTACATGGAGCGCGCCGTGCGCCGCGCCGCGGCCGCCGGCACGGCCTTCGTGAGCTTCGATACCGATGCCGTAGCGCAGGCGTTTGCCCCGGCCGTAAGCGCGCCCAGTGCCGATGGCCTCACGCCCCGCCAAGCCGTTGAAGCCGCCTTTGAGGCCGGTCGCCACGCCGAGGTTCGTCTGTTCGAAGTCGTCGAGTTCAACCCTGTTTTCGACCGCGATTTTCAAACGGCACGCCTCGCTGCAACAGTGGTTACGGCCTTTCTCACCGGGGTAGCCTCGAAAGCGTAA